One region of Streptomyces sp. CG4 genomic DNA includes:
- the mtrA gene encoding two-component system response regulator MtrA has translation MMSFMKGRVLVVDDDTALAEMLGIVLRGEGFEPSFVADGDKALAAFRETKPDLVLLDLMLPGRDGIEVCRLIRAESGVPIVMLTAKSDTVDVVVGLESGADDYIVKPFKPKELVARIRARLRRSEEPAPEQLTIGDLVIDVAGHSVKRDGQSIALTPLEFDLLVALARKPWQVFTREVLLEQVWGYRHAADTRLVNVHVQRLRSKVEKDPERPEIVVTVRGVGYKAGPS, from the coding sequence ATGATGTCGTTTATGAAGGGACGAGTCCTTGTCGTCGACGACGACACCGCACTGGCCGAGATGCTCGGCATCGTGCTGCGTGGTGAAGGTTTTGAGCCGTCTTTTGTAGCCGACGGCGACAAGGCGCTGGCCGCTTTCCGGGAGACCAAGCCCGATCTGGTGCTGCTCGACCTGATGCTGCCCGGACGGGACGGCATCGAGGTGTGTCGGCTGATCCGGGCTGAGTCCGGGGTGCCGATCGTGATGCTCACGGCGAAGAGCGACACCGTCGACGTGGTTGTGGGCCTGGAGTCCGGCGCCGACGACTACATCGTCAAGCCGTTCAAGCCGAAGGAGCTGGTCGCCCGGATCCGTGCGCGGCTGCGCAGGTCGGAGGAGCCGGCGCCGGAGCAGTTGACCATCGGTGACCTCGTCATCGACGTGGCCGGGCACTCGGTGAAGCGGGACGGGCAGTCGATAGCGCTGACCCCGCTGGAGTTCGACCTGCTGGTCGCGCTCGCCCGCAAGCCGTGGCAGGTGTTCACGCGTGAGGTGCTGCTCGAGCAGGTGTGGGGCTACCGGCACGCCGCCGACACGCGGCTCGTCAACGTGCACGTCCAGCGGCTGCGTTCCAAGGTCGAGAAGGACCCGGAGCGGCCGGAGATCGTGGTGACCGTCCGTGGTGTCGGTTACAAGGCCGGGCCGAGCTGA